The following proteins come from a genomic window of Gossypium raimondii isolate GPD5lz chromosome 5, ASM2569854v1, whole genome shotgun sequence:
- the LOC105765987 gene encoding uncharacterized protein LOC105765987 isoform X1, whose translation MLILCRIRCPHFDHRIRRLNPCSSMASCSRKTSPIIHAFVIFLLVCSSSISPVYSSEPHNLHARNRTFRPDKELQKLKFIRQRLNKINKPAVKTIQSPDGDTIDCVLSHHQPAFDLPQLKGQRPLDPPEGPRVYERDGVMMTAEVEEEEEGEHVQLWRMSGETCPEGTIPIRRTTEQDLLRASSVRRFGRKPRRRVRRDSTSNGHEHAVGYVSGGEYYGAKGSINVWAPHVSNPYEFSLSQLWVISGSFAHDLNTIEAGWQVSPELYGDNYPRFFTYWTNDAYEATGCYNLMCSGFVQTNNRIAIGAAISPISSYHGGQFDITLLIWKDPKHGNWWLEFGSGILVGYWPSFLFTHLRDHATMVQFGGEIVNTRPGGSHTSTAMGSGHFAGEGFGKASYFRNLEVVDWDNNLIPLPNLRVLADHPNCYDIRGGVNGVWGHYFYYGGPGRSVRCP comes from the exons ATGTTGATCTTATGTCGGATCAGATGTCCCCATTTCGATCACAGAATAAGACGACTCAACCCATGTTCAAGCATGGCTTCTTGCTCTCGTAAAACCTCACCAATCATTCAtgcttttgtaatttttcttcttgtttgttcttcttcaatttctccCGTTTACTCATCGGAACCCCATAATCTCCATGCGAGAAATCGAACTTTCCGACCGGATAAAGAGCTACAAAAGTTGAAATTCATAAGACAACGTCTCAACAAGATCAACAAGCCAGCAGTAAAGACAATTCAG AGTCCTGATGGTGACACTATAGATTGTGTTTTGTCGCATCATCAGCCTGCCTTCGATCTTCCTCAACTCAAAGGACAACGACCattg GATCCACCGGAGGGACCTAGGGTTTATGAAAGAGATGGGGTGATGATGACGGcggaagtagaagaagaagaagaaggagaacaTGTTCAGCTATGGAGAATGTCAGGTGAAACATGTCCGGAAGGAACAATTCCCATCAGGAGAACGACGGAACAAGACTTGTTAAGGGCTAGTTCTGTAAGAAGATTTGGAAGGAAACCAAGACGACGTGTTAGAAGAGATTCAACCAGCAACGGCCATGAG CATGCAGTTGGATATGTGAGCGGAGGAGAATATTACGGAGCCAAAGGCAGCATAAATGTGTGGGCACCCCACGTCTCCAATCCCTATGAATTCAGCTTATCCCAACTCTGGGTCATCTCTGGTTCTTTTGCCCACGATCTCAACACCATTGAAGCTGGTTGGCAG GTGAGTCCGGAGCTATACGGGGACAATTATCCTAGATTCTTCACTTATTGGACC AACGACGCATATGAAGCAACTGGGTGTTATAATTTGATGTGCTCAGGATTTGTTCAAACAAACAATAGAATTGCAATTGGAGCTGCAATCTCCCCAATCTCATCATACCATGGTGGACAGTTTGATATCACCCTCTTGATTTGGAAG GATCCAAAGCATGGGAATTGGTGGTTGGAATTCGGATCGGGGATTCTAGTAGGATACTGGCCATCATTTTTGTTCACTCACTTAAGGGATCATGCAACCATGGTTCAATTTGGTGGGGAGATTGTGAACACAAGGCCCGGAGGTTCCCACACCTCCACCGCGATGGGCAGCGGTCATTTTGCCGGCGAAGGGTTCGGAAAAGCCTCTTATTTCCGAAACTTAGAGGTGGTTGATTGGGATAATAACCTAATCCCATTGCCAAATCTACGAGTGCTGGCTGACCATCCCAATTGCTATGATATCAGAGGTGGGGTTAATGGGGTTTGGggacattatttttattatggaGGACCTGGAAGAAGTGTTAGGTGTCCGTAA
- the LOC105765987 gene encoding uncharacterized protein LOC105765987 isoform X2: protein MLILCRIRCPHFDHRIRRLNPCSSMASCSQLQKLKFIRQRLNKINKPAVKTIQSPDGDTIDCVLSHHQPAFDLPQLKGQRPLDPPEGPRVYERDGVMMTAEVEEEEEGEHVQLWRMSGETCPEGTIPIRRTTEQDLLRASSVRRFGRKPRRRVRRDSTSNGHEHAVGYVSGGEYYGAKGSINVWAPHVSNPYEFSLSQLWVISGSFAHDLNTIEAGWQVSPELYGDNYPRFFTYWTNDAYEATGCYNLMCSGFVQTNNRIAIGAAISPISSYHGGQFDITLLIWKDPKHGNWWLEFGSGILVGYWPSFLFTHLRDHATMVQFGGEIVNTRPGGSHTSTAMGSGHFAGEGFGKASYFRNLEVVDWDNNLIPLPNLRVLADHPNCYDIRGGVNGVWGHYFYYGGPGRSVRCP, encoded by the exons ATGTTGATCTTATGTCGGATCAGATGTCCCCATTTCGATCACAGAATAAGACGACTCAACCCATGTTCAAGCATGGCTTCTTGCTCTC AGCTACAAAAGTTGAAATTCATAAGACAACGTCTCAACAAGATCAACAAGCCAGCAGTAAAGACAATTCAG AGTCCTGATGGTGACACTATAGATTGTGTTTTGTCGCATCATCAGCCTGCCTTCGATCTTCCTCAACTCAAAGGACAACGACCattg GATCCACCGGAGGGACCTAGGGTTTATGAAAGAGATGGGGTGATGATGACGGcggaagtagaagaagaagaagaaggagaacaTGTTCAGCTATGGAGAATGTCAGGTGAAACATGTCCGGAAGGAACAATTCCCATCAGGAGAACGACGGAACAAGACTTGTTAAGGGCTAGTTCTGTAAGAAGATTTGGAAGGAAACCAAGACGACGTGTTAGAAGAGATTCAACCAGCAACGGCCATGAG CATGCAGTTGGATATGTGAGCGGAGGAGAATATTACGGAGCCAAAGGCAGCATAAATGTGTGGGCACCCCACGTCTCCAATCCCTATGAATTCAGCTTATCCCAACTCTGGGTCATCTCTGGTTCTTTTGCCCACGATCTCAACACCATTGAAGCTGGTTGGCAG GTGAGTCCGGAGCTATACGGGGACAATTATCCTAGATTCTTCACTTATTGGACC AACGACGCATATGAAGCAACTGGGTGTTATAATTTGATGTGCTCAGGATTTGTTCAAACAAACAATAGAATTGCAATTGGAGCTGCAATCTCCCCAATCTCATCATACCATGGTGGACAGTTTGATATCACCCTCTTGATTTGGAAG GATCCAAAGCATGGGAATTGGTGGTTGGAATTCGGATCGGGGATTCTAGTAGGATACTGGCCATCATTTTTGTTCACTCACTTAAGGGATCATGCAACCATGGTTCAATTTGGTGGGGAGATTGTGAACACAAGGCCCGGAGGTTCCCACACCTCCACCGCGATGGGCAGCGGTCATTTTGCCGGCGAAGGGTTCGGAAAAGCCTCTTATTTCCGAAACTTAGAGGTGGTTGATTGGGATAATAACCTAATCCCATTGCCAAATCTACGAGTGCTGGCTGACCATCCCAATTGCTATGATATCAGAGGTGGGGTTAATGGGGTTTGGggacattatttttattatggaGGACCTGGAAGAAGTGTTAGGTGTCCGTAA